The Methanoregula boonei 6A8 genome has a window encoding:
- a CDS encoding KH domain-containing protein — protein sequence MIQELKIATSRVGVLIGKGGSTKKELEEKTHTTISIDSKEGLVKVEAAEENAIPLLRAVEIINALNAGFSPQRAFEMIEDEDLLLDIIDLSRVADNPRQLDRLRGRIIGKDGRAREQIENMTDVDISVFGHTVGLIGYPEQMKIARAAIDMLIEGVPHENVFAFLDKKKKEAKQDMISYYY from the coding sequence ATGATACAGGAATTAAAGATTGCAACAAGCAGGGTAGGCGTCCTGATTGGAAAGGGCGGCTCGACAAAAAAAGAGCTCGAGGAAAAGACCCACACAACGATCTCCATCGACAGCAAGGAGGGGCTTGTCAAAGTCGAGGCTGCCGAGGAAAATGCAATCCCGCTCCTGCGGGCCGTAGAGATTATAAACGCACTCAATGCCGGTTTCTCCCCCCAGCGCGCTTTTGAAATGATCGAAGACGAGGATCTCCTTCTCGATATCATCGATCTTTCGCGGGTAGCGGACAACCCCCGGCAGCTCGACCGGCTTCGGGGCCGGATCATCGGAAAGGACGGACGCGCCCGCGAGCAGATCGAGAACATGACTGACGTTGACATCTCGGTCTTCGGCCACACCGTCGGCCTGATCGGGTACCCCGAGCAGATGAAGATAGCGAGGGCGGCCATCGACATGCTCATCGAGGGTGTCCCCCACGAGAACGTCTTTGCATTCCTCGACAAGAAGAAGAAAGAGGCCAAGCAGGACATGATCAGTTACTATTACTGA